The following proteins are encoded in a genomic region of Neovison vison isolate M4711 chromosome 12, ASM_NN_V1, whole genome shotgun sequence:
- the HOXC12 gene encoding homeobox protein Hox-C12: MGEHNLLNPGFVGPLVNIHTGDTFYFPNFRASGAQLPGLPSLSYPRRDNVCSLPWPSAEPCNGYPQPYLGSPVSLNPPFGRTCELARVEDSKGYYREPCAEGGGGGLKREERGREPGPGVGPGAALLPLEPSGPPALGFKYDYAAGGGGGDGGAGPPHDPPSCQSLESDSSSSLINEGNKGAGAGDPGSLVSPLNPGGGLSASGAPWYPIHSRSRKKRKPYSKLQLAELEGEFLVNEFITRQRRRELSDRLNLSDQQVKIWFQNRRMKKKRLLLREQALSFF; this comes from the exons ATGGGCGAGCATAATCTCCTGAATCCCGGGTTTGTGGGGCCGCTGGTAAACATCCACACGGGAGACACGTTCTACTTCCCCAACTTCCGCGCGTCCGGGGCGCAGCTGCCAGGACTGCCTTCGCTGTCCTACCCGCGCCGCGACAACGTGTGCTCGCTGCCCTGGCCGTCGGCGGAGCCCTGCAATGGCTACCCGCAGCCCTATCTCGGCAGCCCGGTGTCGCTCAACCCGCCCTTTGGCCGCACGTGCGAGCTGGCGCGAGTGGAGGACAGCAAGGGTTACTACCGCGAGCCCTGCGCcgagggcggcggcgggggcctGAAGCGTGAGGAGCGCGGGCGCGAGCCGGGCCCGGGAGTCGGGCCGGGGGCAGCGTTGCTGCCCCTGGAGCCGTCGGGGCCGCCCGCGCTTGGTTTCAAGTACGACTACGcggccggcggcggcggtggcgacGGTGGCGCGGGACCCCCGCACGACCCGCCCTCGTGCCAGTCACTGGAATCCGACTCCAGTTCGTCCCTGATCAACGAGGGCAACAAGGGCGCCGGCGCGGGCGACCCGGGCAGCTTGGTATCTCCTTTAAACCCCGGCGGCGGGCTCTCGGCCAGCG GCGCGCCCTGGTACCCGATCCACAGCCGCTCCCGGAAGAAGCGCAAGCCCTATTCGAAGTTGCAGCTGGCGGAGCTGGAGGGGGAATTTCTGGTGAACGAGTTCATCACACGGCAGCGCCGGAGGGAACTCTCAGACCGCTTGAATCTTAGTGACCAGCAGGTCAAGATCTGGTTTCAAAACcggagaatgaaaaagaaaagacttctgTTGAGGGAGCAAGCTCTCTCCTTCTTTTAG